The following nucleotide sequence is from Rhabdothermincola sediminis.
GGCCGGTCGTTGCGTGCTGGCGACGACTGGAGCTGAGCACGACTCCGGTACCCGGTTCTCGTCGGCGGCCTGCATCAGCTCGAGATGGTCGGATCCTTCGGGATGGAACAGCACGCTGTCGGCGCCGGTCTCGATGTCGGTGAAGAGGTAGAAGTCGTGACCGAGCATGTCGAGATCGAAGGCGGCCTCCTCGCAGGTCATCGGGGCCAGGGCGAAGGTCTTGTGACGGACGATCTCCCGCTCATCGACCGGCCGATCGAAGTACTCCGGGCGTTGGGTGGGCAGGTCGCCGTGCCGCCAGCGCCCGTTTCCCGGCGGTGGGCGGTGTTGCGGATCCATCCGGTGGGTGCTGCGCTCCAGCCGGCGGCGCAGGCGGTCGGTGAGTAGATCGACGGCCTCGGTCAGGTCGTGCGCGGCCACATGAGCCCGCAGGTGTCGACCGTTCACGTCGAAGGACGCCTCTGCCAGCGCCGGCCGCTCCCGTGACGGGTTGCCTTCGAGCGAGAGCTTCACCTGCACGAACAGGATCGGTCGCTTCGTAAGACGGGCGAGATGGGTCACCTTCTCGACCGCATACTGCTTGGCGGCCTCGGGCACGTCACCTCGGGTCGTCACCTGGACCTCGAGCTCCTCGACTTCCACGTGGGCAGAACCTCCTCGGTTCGGGACGGTACGGCGAGCGGTTCAGCGCTCGGTGGGCGGGAACGTGTAGTGCTGGCTCTCCAGGATCTCCTCCAGATCGGGTTCATGCTCGACCGTGGGCGGCCGTTCGTCCTCACTCGCCCACTCCGGCTCCTCGTCGTCGAAGTAGCTCACCATCGAGCGCTCGTCAGCGTCGTCGCCGGAGGGGGTGCCGGTGTCCACGTCTGCTCGCCCGGGATCGTTGGCCGGGAGACGGTCGATCGGCGACACGTGCATCGCTTGTTCCTCGGGCTGGCGTTCTGCAGCCTGATCGGCCCGTTCGACCGCGTCGTCATCGACGAACTCGTCCGGTCGCAGGAAGGTCCACTCATCCGAGGGCTGTTCGTGCGACATCGTGGCTCCTTCCCTCAGCGACTGGTTGCTCGCTCCCAGGGTGCCCTGGCCCCGCCGACGGGGCAAGGGCGAAAAGGCCTGGCGGATCGGAGGCCCTTGGGCCTCACCGGTGCGGTCCACCGCAGGGCGAGGGGGCCGGTGGCGAGATGCCTGGAGCCGGTGACGAACGACCTTCTCCTCTGGACGTGCTCACCGGGCAGGAGGGAACCTCGGGGGTGAGCAGGAGGTGTCGCGATGCGACTGGTCGATAGCAAGACCGGGATCGAGGTGCTCGATCGCAAGACGTGCCTGGAGCTGCTGGCCGGCCAGCAGGTGGGCCGGGTGGCCGTCGTGGTCGCCGGGCAGCCCGTGATCCTGCCGGTGAACTACGTGATGGATGGAGAGGACGTCGTGTTCCGCACGGCCGAGGGCACGAAGTTCGATGCAGCGGTCCGCTCCGCCGCCGTGGCCTTCGAGGTGGACCAGACCGACGGGCGGACCCAGACCGGCTGGAGCGTCCTTGTCACCGGTCGGTCTGAGCTGGTGGTCGACGCCGCCGAGCGTGACCGGCTGGCGAAGCTCCCGTTGCGTCCCTGGTCGTCACACGAGAAGTCGAACTGGGTGCGGGTGCCCATCGGTGAGATCACCGGCCGTCGAGTGAGCCAGCCGATGCCACCCGAGGCCTTCCGGGGCTGACGAGGGTGCCCGGACGAGTGGGTGGCCGCCGCATCTTCCGGTGGCGGCCACCCACACGACGTCCGAGGTCACGGTCTGAGGTCGGGCTTCCCGAGCATCCCCGGATCTGAGAGCGCTCAGGGGGTGACGATCCAGGCGGTCACCATGCCGTGGAGGCCGGCATCGCTCTCCGCATGGGTGAGGATGTGGCAGTGGTAGGCCCAGATGCCGTACTGGGCGGCGGCCGGCT
It contains:
- a CDS encoding ribosome hibernation promotion factor — its product is MEVEELEVQVTTRGDVPEAAKQYAVEKVTHLARLTKRPILFVQVKLSLEGNPSRERPALAEASFDVNGRHLRAHVAAHDLTEAVDLLTDRLRRRLERSTHRMDPQHRPPPGNGRWRHGDLPTQRPEYFDRPVDEREIVRHKTFALAPMTCEEAAFDLDMLGHDFYLFTDIETGADSVLFHPEGSDHLELMQAADENRVPESCSAPVVASTQRPATMAVSEAEERLDVSKEPFVFFVNVETGRGNVIYRRYDGHYGLITPA
- a CDS encoding pyridoxamine 5'-phosphate oxidase family protein; protein product: MRLVDSKTGIEVLDRKTCLELLAGQQVGRVAVVVAGQPVILPVNYVMDGEDVVFRTAEGTKFDAAVRSAAVAFEVDQTDGRTQTGWSVLVTGRSELVVDAAERDRLAKLPLRPWSSHEKSNWVRVPIGEITGRRVSQPMPPEAFRG